A genome region from Planctomycetota bacterium includes the following:
- a CDS encoding RDD family protein, which translates to MSLIARGGIALLAVAIAMGAATEKNFTTIAASSGTHLWWIFKGDAQFELLHHAGVAPPDHYRIAAAFVERPVAIAADGDKVWVAFASTSGRMEVVSGGTHFNPASELWFTTPNGSLQLCPSIAGESLESLAAFDGEPWAIVSGERGARCLRGGAWSEVELPGALQTGSQRRLASTGGALNVLGRDSSGALLRFKRERDRWIESALDAPGFLYAVDHSARFACVASAKPSEESLFWVEAGTLAPIAPGPAFNRQVLGLGEGFAAVGEFVQGALHESPITPELQLLPSGASLFSMPIQIQLQESTASRWFYLPIIGVLSFAALIAAFMVRSLSAPDLTGEDILENPEIAEWSPLEKGRRLLATAIDLLPCAIAALVILDAKFTAILVPQFWSADIQLSTPYLVMVAAAVLFSTMEEIAFGCSMGKRLVGGRVVALGGGPAAWWQHLVRNLLKGLVLLAPVLAIPSLFSPHGIGIPEILSRTAVAEGERDAE; encoded by the coding sequence ATGAGCCTGATCGCACGAGGCGGGATCGCCCTTCTGGCCGTCGCGATCGCCATGGGCGCAGCGACGGAAAAGAATTTCACCACCATCGCCGCCAGCTCGGGCACGCACCTCTGGTGGATCTTCAAGGGCGACGCGCAATTCGAGCTCCTGCACCATGCGGGAGTGGCACCGCCGGATCACTACCGGATCGCTGCGGCCTTCGTGGAGCGTCCCGTCGCGATCGCCGCCGACGGCGACAAGGTGTGGGTCGCATTCGCATCCACGTCGGGGCGAATGGAAGTTGTTTCGGGAGGCACGCACTTCAATCCGGCGAGCGAACTCTGGTTCACCACTCCCAATGGCAGCCTGCAGTTGTGTCCCAGCATTGCGGGCGAGTCACTGGAGTCCCTGGCCGCCTTCGACGGCGAGCCGTGGGCGATCGTCTCGGGCGAGCGCGGCGCCCGCTGCCTGCGCGGCGGCGCCTGGAGCGAGGTCGAGCTGCCCGGGGCACTCCAGACGGGCTCGCAGCGCCGGCTCGCCTCCACCGGTGGCGCCCTGAATGTGCTGGGCCGCGATTCCAGCGGCGCCCTCCTGCGCTTCAAGCGCGAGCGCGATCGCTGGATCGAGTCGGCGCTGGACGCCCCGGGATTTCTCTATGCCGTTGATCATTCGGCGCGCTTCGCCTGCGTGGCCAGCGCGAAGCCTTCCGAGGAGTCGCTCTTCTGGGTCGAGGCTGGAACGCTCGCGCCGATTGCGCCTGGGCCCGCGTTCAACCGGCAGGTCCTGGGACTGGGCGAGGGATTCGCCGCGGTGGGGGAGTTCGTCCAAGGCGCGCTCCACGAGTCGCCGATCACGCCGGAGCTGCAGCTGCTGCCCTCCGGCGCCTCACTGTTTTCGATGCCGATCCAGATTCAACTTCAGGAATCCACGGCCAGCCGGTGGTTCTACCTGCCCATCATCGGCGTGCTCTCCTTCGCGGCGCTCATCGCCGCCTTCATGGTGCGCTCGCTCTCCGCGCCGGACCTGACCGGCGAGGACATTCTGGAGAATCCCGAGATTGCCGAGTGGTCGCCTTTGGAGAAGGGACGGCGCCTGCTGGCGACCGCGATCGACCTGCTGCCCTGCGCGATTGCCGCGCTGGTGATCCTGGACGCAAAATTCACCGCCATCCTGGTGCCCCAGTTCTGGAGCGCCGACATCCAGCTCTCCACGCCCTACCTGGTGATGGTCGCGGCCGCGGTTCTCTTCTCCACGATGGAGGAGATCGCCTTCGGGTGCAGCATGGGCAAGCGGCTGGTGGGAGGGCGCGTGGTGGCGCTGGGCGGCGGGCCCGCGGCCTGGTGGCAGCATCTGGTCCGCAATCTGCTCAAGGGGTTGGTGCTGCTGGCGCCGGTTCTCGCAATCCCTAGTTTGTTCAGTCCGCACGGCATCGGCATTCCGGAGATTCTTTCCCGGACCGCGGTCGCGGAGGGCGAGCGCGACGCGGAGTGA
- a CDS encoding diadenylate cyclase, with protein MFDRLTQLFHGGQPVAIAIELLVIFVGVLIMLRFLQGTRGAGVFKGIIVLIAVLVLGIRFAGLFSESFSRLRFLSEGLMSAIAIFMLVIFQPELRQAMVRIGQTMSPSERRRIDPVVDALEGSVEFLSRNQFGALIVIERSTSLAGLVAQGVVIDARISAELIESIFWPSSPLHDLAVIIRGERIAAASVQLPIADPIAGMKLGARHRAAMGASLESDCVVVIVSEESGHIRFSERGDLSEPVDQEDFAAGLRHRLSRGLRRPKQRSLLGRFVSKVGGIDAPIMVQPDHTIHSEVNAQATMAAAAEHEEDAHEHHDNRGHPDDHEQPENDSDGRSVRRSA; from the coding sequence GTGTTCGATCGACTCACCCAGCTCTTTCACGGCGGGCAGCCGGTGGCCATCGCCATCGAATTGCTGGTGATTTTCGTTGGCGTTCTGATCATGCTGCGGTTCCTGCAGGGCACGCGCGGCGCGGGCGTCTTCAAGGGCATCATCGTGCTCATCGCGGTGCTGGTGCTGGGCATCCGCTTCGCCGGCCTCTTCAGCGAATCCTTCTCGCGCCTGCGCTTCCTGAGCGAGGGACTGATGAGCGCCATCGCCATCTTCATGCTGGTGATCTTCCAGCCCGAGCTGCGCCAGGCGATGGTCCGCATCGGCCAGACCATGTCCCCCTCGGAGCGGCGGCGCATCGATCCGGTGGTCGACGCCCTGGAGGGCTCGGTGGAGTTCCTCAGCCGCAACCAGTTCGGCGCGCTCATCGTGATTGAGCGCAGCACCTCGCTCGCGGGGCTGGTGGCCCAGGGCGTGGTGATCGACGCCCGGATCAGCGCCGAGCTGATCGAGAGCATCTTCTGGCCCTCGAGCCCGCTGCACGACCTGGCCGTGATCATCCGCGGCGAGCGGATCGCGGCTGCCAGCGTGCAGCTACCCATCGCCGATCCGATCGCGGGCATGAAGCTGGGCGCCCGCCACCGCGCCGCCATGGGCGCCTCGCTGGAGAGCGACTGCGTGGTGGTGATCGTCAGCGAGGAAAGCGGGCACATCCGCTTCTCCGAGCGCGGCGACCTCTCCGAGCCCGTCGACCAGGAAGACTTCGCCGCGGGGCTGCGGCACCGGCTCTCGCGCGGTCTGCGCCGGCCCAAGCAGCGCTCGCTGCTGGGTCGCTTTGTCAGCAAAGTCGGCGGCATCGACGCGCCCATCATGGTGCAGCCCGACCACACCATTCACTCCGAGGTGAACGCGCAGGCCACGATGGCCGCCGCCGCGGAGCATGAGGAGGACGCGCACGAGCACCACGACAACCGGGGCCATCCCGACGATCACGAGCAGCCCGAGAACGATTCCGACGGCCGCTCCGTGCGGCGGAGCGCGTGA
- a CDS encoding hydrogenase maturation nickel metallochaperone HypA: MSWLINILPPILRRYERWFYLFVAGCFLTFSLFDAAEAVLPHNQNFALSSMVLFVTVVIGLMGVLLWSIWGTVSRCDDIRKSGRCLCGHCGFDVADMTMPGPCPECGHHCDPARLRLYWDRFKRLSEIAGSIQVDRKALPPWMRRVGWTSLGLVFVIMAALAGLLITLAPGLMMAKFALLGFAFPIWVKTGSALASFRVCRRVTEKDDLVCLQCGGDLNVEGTNSECVKCHDWRPVSEVRSQWQEWKPACWNIEGMDEDHSLSQFPAQPASS, translated from the coding sequence GTGTCTTGGCTCATTAACATCCTGCCGCCGATCCTGCGCCGCTATGAGCGATGGTTCTACTTGTTCGTGGCTGGCTGTTTCCTGACCTTCAGCTTGTTCGATGCAGCTGAGGCCGTGCTGCCGCATAATCAGAACTTTGCTTTAAGCAGTATGGTTCTGTTTGTAACTGTCGTGATTGGGTTGATGGGCGTGCTTCTCTGGTCGATCTGGGGGACCGTTTCGCGGTGCGATGACATTCGCAAGAGCGGTCGCTGCCTGTGCGGGCACTGCGGGTTCGACGTCGCCGACATGACTATGCCGGGACCTTGTCCAGAATGCGGTCATCACTGCGATCCCGCGAGACTTCGACTGTACTGGGATCGCTTCAAACGGCTTTCTGAGATTGCGGGATCGATTCAGGTGGATAGAAAAGCCTTGCCCCCGTGGATGCGCCGCGTTGGATGGACTTCGCTCGGGCTGGTTTTTGTGATCATGGCGGCGCTGGCCGGTCTGCTCATCACCCTAGCTCCTGGACTCATGATGGCGAAGTTTGCGCTTCTTGGCTTTGCATTCCCAATCTGGGTCAAGACCGGATCGGCCCTCGCCTCGTTTCGCGTGTGCCGGCGAGTCACGGAGAAAGATGACCTGGTATGCCTGCAATGCGGCGGCGACCTGAACGTCGAGGGCACGAACTCCGAATGCGTGAAGTGCCACGACTGGCGCCCGGTAAGCGAAGTGCGGTCGCAATGGCAAGAATGGAAGCCGGCCTGCTGGAACATTGAGGGAATGGATGAAGACCATTCACTCTCGCAATTTCCGGCTCAGCCTGCCTCTTCGTAA
- the pgi gene encoding glucose-6-phosphate isomerase has product MTTATAPAISPITPLDSRPEWKALQANADKVKPLHLREIFKQDPKRGSELAIDALDMHFDFSKQRVTRETLQLLLALARACGLEAHRDAMFRGDRINNAENRSVLHVALRAPRNAVIKADGRNVVPDVHAVLDHMGEFSEAIRSGKWTGHTGKRIKTVVNIGIGGSDLGPAMAHDALRNFAHPLIDCRFVSNVDANDFYEKTRDLDPAETLFIISSKTFTTMETMTNAHTARQWSMKGLGGDVKSVARHFVAVSTAEKEVVAFGIDPKNMFGFWDWVGGRYSMDSAIGLSTMIAVGAEGFREMLDGFHDMDEHFKTTPLEKNLPVIMGLVGLWNNQFLGADVLAVLPYCQYLDRFSAYLQQLEMESNGKHVTRDGKHVKWQTCPVVWGQPGTNGQHAFYQMIHQGTKLVPCDFIAFAEPLHEMGEHQDILTANVLAQSEALAFGKTTAEIEAEGVPHWLAIHKTMEGNRPSSTILARKLSPRMLGRLIAFYEHKVFTQGTIWGVNSFDQWGVELGKVLAVRIIPELSGAAKKPAHDSSTNQLIETYRKWRGR; this is encoded by the coding sequence ATGACCACCGCCACCGCCCCAGCGATCTCACCCATCACGCCCCTGGACAGCCGGCCCGAGTGGAAGGCACTGCAGGCCAACGCCGACAAGGTGAAGCCGCTGCATCTGCGCGAGATCTTCAAGCAGGATCCCAAGCGCGGCAGCGAGCTGGCCATCGACGCGCTGGACATGCACTTTGACTTCAGCAAGCAGCGTGTGACCCGCGAGACCCTGCAACTGCTCCTCGCCCTGGCCCGCGCCTGCGGACTGGAGGCCCACCGCGACGCCATGTTCCGCGGCGACCGCATCAACAACGCGGAGAATCGCTCGGTGCTTCATGTGGCGCTGCGGGCGCCGCGCAACGCAGTCATCAAGGCCGACGGCCGCAACGTGGTGCCGGACGTGCACGCCGTGCTCGACCACATGGGCGAATTCTCCGAGGCGATCCGCAGCGGCAAGTGGACCGGCCACACCGGCAAGCGCATCAAGACGGTGGTCAACATCGGCATCGGCGGCAGCGACCTCGGCCCCGCCATGGCCCACGACGCCCTGCGGAACTTCGCCCATCCATTGATCGACTGCCGCTTCGTCTCCAATGTGGACGCCAACGATTTCTACGAGAAGACGCGCGACCTGGACCCGGCCGAGACGCTCTTCATCATCAGCAGCAAGACCTTCACGACGATGGAGACCATGACCAACGCGCACACGGCGCGGCAATGGTCGATGAAGGGGCTGGGCGGCGACGTGAAGAGTGTGGCGCGGCACTTTGTGGCGGTGAGCACGGCGGAGAAGGAGGTCGTGGCGTTCGGCATCGACCCCAAGAACATGTTCGGCTTCTGGGATTGGGTCGGCGGGCGCTACTCGATGGATTCCGCGATCGGCCTCTCCACCATGATCGCGGTCGGCGCCGAGGGCTTCCGCGAGATGCTCGACGGTTTTCACGACATGGATGAGCACTTCAAGACCACGCCGCTGGAGAAGAATCTGCCGGTGATCATGGGGCTGGTCGGCTTGTGGAACAACCAGTTCCTCGGTGCGGATGTGCTGGCGGTGCTTCCCTACTGTCAATATCTGGATCGCTTCAGCGCCTACCTGCAGCAATTGGAGATGGAGTCCAACGGCAAGCATGTCACCCGCGACGGCAAGCATGTGAAGTGGCAGACCTGCCCCGTGGTCTGGGGTCAGCCCGGCACAAACGGCCAGCACGCCTTCTATCAAATGATTCATCAGGGAACCAAGCTGGTCCCCTGCGACTTCATCGCCTTCGCCGAGCCGCTGCACGAGATGGGCGAGCACCAGGACATTCTCACCGCCAATGTGCTGGCCCAATCCGAGGCGCTGGCCTTTGGCAAGACCACCGCGGAGATCGAGGCCGAGGGAGTTCCGCACTGGCTCGCGATCCACAAGACGATGGAGGGCAATCGTCCTTCGAGCACCATCCTGGCGAGGAAACTTTCGCCGCGCATGCTCGGCCGGCTGATCGCCTTCTACGAGCACAAGGTCTTCACGCAGGGAACGATCTGGGGAGTCAACAGCTTTGACCAATGGGGCGTGGAGCTTGGAAAAGTCCTGGCCGTTCGCATCATTCCCGAGTTGTCAGGCGCGGCAAAGAAGCCGGCCCATGATTCCAGCACCAACCAGTTGATCGAGACCTACCGCAAGTGGCGCGGCCGGTGA
- the tal gene encoding transaldolase yields the protein MKATALLSIAGQSIWVDNITRSMLQTGQLKKYIDSYSVVGLTSNPTIFEKAITGSKDYDPQIRELLARGIDGEKLFFELAIADLTKAADLFKPTFDRTGGVDGWVSLEVSPLLARDAKTTIEQAVMLHGKANRPNLYIKVPGTTEGLVAIEELIYRGVPINVTLLFSPKQYLAAANAYLKGIERRLKEGKSLSVESVASLFVSRWDKKTAPALPEALKNTAGIAVSQVSYKEYCELYSSERFLKLQAAGARPQRLLFASTSTKDPKLADIMYVKALAAARSVNTMPEGTLNDFFDHGTLDGLLRPDGGTGPTTVAALEKAGCSIDKNGAELQVEGADSFNKSWNDLLAQIHSKSAAMAH from the coding sequence ATGAAAGCCACCGCACTTCTTTCAATCGCCGGTCAGAGCATCTGGGTCGACAACATCACGCGCAGCATGCTGCAGACGGGGCAGTTGAAGAAGTACATCGACTCCTACAGCGTGGTCGGCCTGACCAGCAATCCCACCATCTTCGAGAAGGCCATCACCGGTTCCAAGGACTACGACCCGCAGATCCGCGAACTGCTGGCCCGCGGCATCGATGGTGAAAAACTTTTCTTCGAGTTGGCGATCGCCGACCTGACCAAGGCGGCGGATCTGTTCAAGCCCACCTTTGATCGGACCGGCGGCGTCGACGGCTGGGTGAGCCTGGAGGTGAGCCCGCTGCTGGCCCGCGACGCCAAGACCACCATCGAGCAGGCGGTCATGCTGCACGGCAAGGCCAATCGACCGAACCTCTACATCAAGGTGCCGGGCACCACGGAGGGATTGGTCGCGATCGAGGAACTGATCTACCGCGGCGTTCCCATCAACGTGACGCTGCTCTTCAGTCCGAAGCAATATCTGGCTGCCGCCAACGCGTACTTGAAGGGGATTGAGCGGCGCCTCAAGGAGGGCAAGTCCCTTTCGGTCGAAAGCGTCGCCAGCCTCTTCGTGAGCCGCTGGGACAAGAAGACCGCGCCGGCCTTGCCTGAGGCGCTCAAGAACACCGCCGGCATCGCGGTGAGCCAGGTCAGCTACAAGGAATATTGCGAGCTCTACTCCAGCGAGCGCTTCCTCAAACTGCAGGCCGCGGGAGCCCGGCCGCAGCGGCTGCTCTTCGCCAGCACCAGCACCAAGGATCCCAAGCTCGCCGACATCATGTACGTCAAGGCGCTGGCCGCGGCGCGCAGCGTGAACACCATGCCCGAGGGAACGCTCAACGATTTCTTTGATCACGGAACGCTTGACGGATTGCTCCGGCCCGATGGCGGAACCGGCCCAACCACCGTGGCGGCCCTTGAAAAGGCGGGCTGCTCCATCGACAAGAACGGCGCTGAGCTGCAGGTGGAGGGCGCCGACTCCTTCAACAAGAGCTGGAACGATCTGCTGGCCCAGATCCACTCCAAGAGCGCGGCGATGGCGCATTGA
- the tyrS gene encoding tyrosine--tRNA ligase, translated as MANSDFVGELTWRGMLHQTTEGLAAHMSTPGRVAYAGFDPTADSLTIGNLVPAILLARLQRCGHKPIVVVGGATGLIGDPSGKSTERQLLDPVQVHKNVQGQRKDFEKILDFTGPNAAIIVDNAEWLLKMGYIEVLRDVGKHFSINQMVTRDSVANRLESREQGLSYTEFSYMILQAYDFAHLYKAHKCTVQLGGSDQYGNILSGIDLIRRLSHGEGFGLTAPLLLKSDGTKFGKSESGNVWLSPARTSPYRFHQFWLNAADDEVGKLLRWFTFMDRGAIEALEAQQKANPSERAAQKALADSVTEMIHGAKELARAKAAASALFSGDVRALDAQLLGEVTQDVTTTSIAAGSLEGEGTVLLDLLAATPLAASKREARDFLSAGAVSVNGEKAAADARLTRKDLLHGTTILLRRGKKQWHAVKVAN; from the coding sequence ATGGCGAACTCCGACTTCGTTGGCGAACTGACCTGGCGCGGCATGCTGCACCAGACCACCGAGGGTCTGGCTGCGCACATGTCCACGCCGGGACGGGTTGCCTACGCGGGCTTCGACCCGACCGCCGACAGTCTGACCATCGGCAATCTTGTTCCTGCGATTCTGCTGGCGCGGCTGCAGCGCTGCGGCCACAAGCCCATCGTGGTGGTGGGCGGCGCCACCGGCCTGATCGGCGACCCCAGCGGCAAGAGCACCGAGCGGCAGCTGCTCGACCCGGTCCAGGTGCACAAGAACGTGCAGGGGCAGCGCAAGGATTTCGAGAAGATCCTGGACTTCACCGGCCCCAACGCCGCGATCATCGTGGACAACGCCGAGTGGCTGCTGAAGATGGGTTACATCGAGGTGCTGCGCGACGTGGGCAAGCACTTCAGCATCAACCAGATGGTGACCCGCGACAGCGTGGCCAACCGGCTGGAGAGCCGCGAGCAGGGGCTCAGTTACACCGAGTTCAGCTACATGATTCTGCAGGCCTACGACTTTGCCCACCTCTACAAGGCCCACAAGTGCACGGTGCAGCTGGGCGGCAGCGATCAGTATGGAAACATCCTCAGCGGCATCGATCTGATTCGCCGCCTCTCGCACGGCGAAGGCTTCGGCCTGACGGCGCCGCTGCTGCTGAAATCCGACGGCACCAAGTTCGGCAAGAGCGAGTCGGGCAATGTCTGGCTGAGCCCGGCGCGGACCTCGCCCTATCGCTTCCACCAGTTCTGGCTCAACGCCGCGGACGATGAGGTCGGCAAATTGCTGCGCTGGTTCACCTTCATGGATCGCGGCGCCATCGAGGCGCTGGAGGCGCAGCAGAAGGCCAATCCTTCGGAGCGGGCGGCGCAGAAGGCGCTGGCCGACTCCGTGACCGAGATGATCCATGGAGCGAAGGAGCTCGCTCGCGCCAAGGCGGCGGCCTCCGCGCTTTTCTCCGGCGATGTCCGCGCTCTCGACGCCCAGCTTCTGGGTGAGGTCACCCAGGATGTCACCACCACCTCCATCGCCGCCGGCTCGCTCGAGGGCGAAGGCACGGTGCTGCTGGACCTGCTCGCCGCGACGCCGCTGGCGGCCAGCAAGCGCGAGGCCCGGGATTTCCTGTCCGCCGGCGCGGTGAGCGTGAACGGCGAAAAGGCCGCAGCCGACGCCCGCCTGACCCGCAAGGATCTGCTGCACGGCACGACGATCCTGCTGCGCCGCGGCAAGAAGCAGTGGCACGCGGTGAAGGTCGCCAACTGA
- a CDS encoding STAS domain-containing protein translates to MFTACRSAIADGVTARGLGRDVLAGLLVGVVALPLSMALAIGTGMPPQAGLYTAIVGGVVAAIFGGSRVQVTGPTAAFIVILVPVVAQFGVAGLMIASMAAGVALMALGFFRMGRLVEYIPFPVTAGFTLGIAVSIAILQLKDMFGLTIEHSDSAIEKLIQSVEAFASFQMGDAILGVSTLMLLIVFAKFWRKIPAALVVLPLVSLLAIGLGWLVPAWQPATIASRFHTMIDGVEVAGIPQAAPHFAWPWIASAQLPAIDWSYDTVRGLLRAAVAIALLGAIESLLSAVIADGVTGKRHDPDGELVGQGLANVIAPLFGGFAATGALARTAANIRAGATTPLASIVHAVFLLAAVLALAPLLGYLPMASLAALLVMVAWGMSDLRHCVFVVRTAPLGDSATLLICFLLTVVFDMVVAVGAGFVLASILFMRRMSELSAVELNPVEHGETVRASPAGILYYRIRGPLFFGAAQRAMSEVQFRQGEYAAVVDLTDVPMIDATGIVNLESAINRLKEAGIPVALTGVQSAAHEVLEQAGFAEIYGGVRTFDTAQEAFRVLESERTLVQ, encoded by the coding sequence ATGTTCACCGCGTGTCGAAGCGCGATCGCCGACGGCGTTACCGCGCGGGGACTGGGCCGCGACGTGCTCGCCGGATTGCTCGTGGGCGTGGTCGCGCTGCCGCTCTCGATGGCCCTGGCGATCGGCACGGGCATGCCGCCACAGGCGGGCCTCTACACTGCGATCGTCGGCGGCGTGGTCGCCGCGATCTTCGGCGGCTCGCGCGTGCAGGTGACCGGCCCGACTGCGGCCTTCATTGTCATCCTGGTGCCGGTGGTTGCGCAGTTCGGCGTCGCCGGTCTCATGATCGCCTCCATGGCGGCGGGCGTGGCGCTGATGGCCCTGGGCTTTTTCCGCATGGGGCGCCTGGTGGAATACATCCCCTTTCCGGTCACCGCCGGATTCACGCTGGGCATCGCCGTGTCCATTGCCATTCTTCAATTGAAGGACATGTTCGGACTCACCATCGAACACAGCGACAGCGCCATTGAAAAACTCATCCAGTCCGTCGAGGCCTTCGCAAGCTTTCAGATGGGGGACGCGATTCTTGGCGTGTCGACGTTGATGCTGCTGATCGTTTTCGCGAAGTTCTGGCGGAAAATTCCCGCGGCGCTGGTGGTGTTGCCGCTGGTGAGCCTGCTCGCGATCGGACTGGGATGGCTCGTGCCCGCGTGGCAACCCGCAACAATCGCCAGCCGCTTCCACACCATGATCGATGGCGTCGAAGTCGCGGGCATTCCGCAGGCGGCGCCGCACTTTGCCTGGCCTTGGATCGCCAGCGCACAGTTGCCCGCGATCGACTGGAGCTACGACACGGTGCGCGGATTGCTGCGCGCCGCCGTGGCGATCGCCCTGCTGGGCGCCATTGAAAGTCTGCTCAGCGCGGTGATCGCCGACGGCGTCACCGGCAAGCGCCACGACCCCGACGGCGAGCTGGTCGGGCAGGGACTGGCCAATGTGATTGCCCCGCTCTTCGGCGGTTTCGCGGCCACCGGCGCCCTGGCTCGCACCGCAGCCAACATCCGCGCGGGGGCCACCACGCCGCTGGCCTCGATCGTGCACGCGGTCTTCCTGCTGGCCGCGGTACTGGCGCTGGCGCCGCTGCTGGGCTACCTGCCCATGGCGAGCCTGGCCGCGCTGCTGGTGATGGTGGCCTGGGGCATGAGCGATTTGCGCCATTGCGTCTTCGTGGTGCGCACCGCGCCGCTGGGCGACAGCGCCACGCTGCTCATCTGCTTCCTGCTGACGGTGGTCTTCGACATGGTGGTCGCGGTCGGCGCCGGCTTCGTGCTCGCGTCAATTCTTTTCATGCGGCGCATGTCCGAGCTCTCGGCGGTCGAACTGAATCCCGTCGAGCATGGAGAGACGGTCCGCGCCTCCCCCGCGGGAATTCTGTATTACCGGATTCGCGGCCCGCTCTTCTTCGGCGCCGCCCAGCGCGCCATGAGCGAAGTGCAGTTTCGCCAAGGCGAATATGCCGCCGTGGTCGACCTGACCGATGTGCCGATGATCGACGCGACCGGCATCGTGAATCTTGAATCCGCGATCAATCGCCTCAAGGAGGCGGGCATTCCGGTGGCGCTGACCGGCGTGCAATCCGCGGCGCACGAAGTGCTCGAGCAGGCCGGATTCGCCGAGATCTACGGCGGCGTGCGCACCTTCGACACGGCGCAGGAAGCTTTCCGCGTGCTTGAATCCGAGCGCACCCTAGTACAATGA